The following are encoded in a window of Geobacter metallireducens GS-15 genomic DNA:
- a CDS encoding ATP-binding protein, with translation MMLISMATTGVALLISGVVLIFNEMVSYRRSLVNSLTVQARITGSNSTAALSFNNPRVAHEMLGALSAAPNIVQATIHTREGEVFARYLRTGERVKPISPPPKNGYSIAANSIVVVEPIILDQEPIGTILIESDLRELHGRLGWYTAIMVIVFSGSLWVAFLLLSRMQRAVTSPILDLVQVMGTVSREGDYSVRASAWNDDELGSLAQGFNEMLVQIQSRDNELELHRRHLEQTVASRTAELADANEQLQRELVERQRAEEQLQRYSGELRDINDELKSFAYMVSHDLRAPLINIKGFASELDLALKDAFPLLEQSLTTLSGKEREQVRFALQQDAPEALGFISSSVNRMDALINAVLQLSYIGRREIRLETVCVTTIVNSILQSLRHQLEQRSVTVTVGELPEIIIDKMALEQIIGNLLDNAVKYLAPERPGRIEVNAYEEADGTTLRISDNGRGIAPGDMGKVFELFRRGNCPDTVGEGMGLAYVKTLVRRFGGRIECESIPGVGTTFSVFIPIQSYSGKEYQ, from the coding sequence ATGATGCTGATCAGCATGGCGACGACCGGCGTAGCACTGCTCATATCCGGGGTTGTCCTGATATTCAATGAGATGGTTTCATACCGCCGCTCCCTGGTGAACAGCTTGACGGTTCAGGCACGGATCACCGGCAGCAACAGTACGGCGGCACTGAGCTTTAACAATCCGAGGGTGGCACATGAAATGTTGGGGGCTCTGAGCGCTGCGCCCAATATCGTCCAAGCGACAATTCATACCCGCGAGGGTGAGGTATTTGCCCGTTACCTGCGAACCGGGGAGAGAGTCAAACCGATCTCCCCTCCCCCGAAGAACGGCTACTCTATTGCTGCCAACAGCATTGTTGTGGTCGAGCCCATCATCCTCGACCAGGAGCCGATCGGCACCATACTGATCGAATCGGATCTCAGAGAACTGCATGGACGCTTGGGGTGGTATACAGCGATCATGGTCATCGTCTTCTCGGGATCGCTCTGGGTTGCCTTCCTCCTGTTGTCAAGGATGCAACGGGCTGTCACCAGCCCCATCCTTGATCTGGTACAGGTTATGGGTACCGTTTCCCGCGAGGGTGACTATTCCGTGCGGGCCTCGGCATGGAATGATGACGAACTCGGCTCCCTGGCGCAAGGGTTCAACGAGATGCTGGTCCAGATTCAGAGCAGGGATAACGAGTTGGAGTTGCATCGCAGACATCTTGAGCAAACAGTGGCAAGCCGTACGGCGGAACTCGCGGACGCCAACGAACAGCTGCAGCGTGAGCTTGTGGAGCGCCAGCGCGCTGAAGAGCAGCTGCAACGTTATTCCGGGGAACTGCGGGACATCAACGATGAGCTTAAAAGCTTTGCCTATATGGTCTCGCACGATCTTCGGGCACCGCTCATCAACATTAAAGGGTTTGCTTCCGAGCTCGATCTGGCGCTGAAGGACGCGTTCCCCCTTCTTGAGCAATCTCTTACCACGCTGAGCGGAAAAGAACGTGAGCAGGTCAGGTTCGCCTTGCAGCAGGATGCACCAGAGGCGCTCGGATTCATCAGCTCTTCGGTCAACCGGATGGATGCGCTCATCAACGCGGTGTTGCAACTCTCCTATATAGGGCGGCGAGAAATCAGGCTCGAAACAGTCTGCGTCACGACGATCGTCAATTCAATCCTGCAATCGTTGCGACACCAGCTTGAGCAGCGCAGCGTCACGGTCACGGTCGGCGAGCTTCCGGAAATCATCATAGACAAGATGGCGCTTGAGCAGATCATTGGCAACCTGCTGGACAATGCGGTCAAGTACCTGGCACCGGAACGCCCCGGACGCATCGAAGTCAACGCCTACGAAGAAGCGGATGGAACGACTCTCCGCATCAGCGACAACGGACGCGGAATAGCACCGGGGGATATGGGAAAAGTGTTTGAGCTGTTCCGTCGGGGAAACTGCCCGGATACCGTGGGCGAAGGGATGGGCCTCGCCTACGTGAAGACCCTTGTGCGTCGCTTCGGGGGACGGATCGAGTGCGAATCAATACCGGGAGTGGGGACAACCTTTAGTGTCTTTATCCCAATACAATCATATTCAGGGAAGGAGTATCAGTAA
- a CDS encoding TonB-dependent receptor plug domain-containing protein translates to MLLLSKLAPALMICTIPFIGLIDPSWGSEHEDLNLSELGLEDLMNIQVTSVSKKQQKLSDAGAAVFVVTREDIRRSGATSIPEVLRMVPGIQVARLDANKWAVSARGFNDRFADKLLVLMDGRTVFTPLFSGVYWDVQDTMLEDIDRIEVIRGPGAALWGANAFNGVINIITKHAQETQGGLLSAGAGTEERGFGGVRYGGRVGDDTYYRLYTKYFNRDGGVDVAGNEGNDDWSVLRGGFRVDSDLTAHDSLTVQGDMYHGKEEETFSVPLVVPPYSRTFNSDTDIAGGNVLSRWTRKFSDTADMALQLYYDRTERDMAILGETRDTIDVDFQNRFRWGSRQEIMWGLGYRFSHESITNRIPISFVPDKRSDNLYSLFVQDDIALIEEKLRLVLGSRFEHNDFTGLEIQPNARLIWTPDYRQTVWAAVSRAVRTPSSAEEHFRNDISVYPPGTVNQTLPVLFSGFGSRDFKSEDVIAYELGYRVAPAEHFSVDIATFYDNFSRLRTLEFGTPYLEVSPSPHLVLPGITANKMHGESYGIEVAADWLALEWWRLQAAYSFLEMQMRLDPDSNSLFYLGFTQGTSPRHQGSLRSSMELGRSVELDVWVRYVDKLPEFDINRYVTLDARLAWKPTRNLEFSLVGRNLADSHHPEFNSAIIATAPTEVERSYYGKITWRY, encoded by the coding sequence ATGCTCCTGCTTTCCAAGTTGGCACCTGCCCTGATGATTTGCACGATCCCCTTCATAGGCTTGATCGACCCGTCGTGGGGATCGGAACACGAAGACCTGAACCTCAGTGAACTCGGTCTCGAAGACTTGATGAATATTCAGGTGACATCGGTATCGAAAAAGCAGCAGAAGCTATCCGATGCCGGTGCGGCTGTCTTCGTCGTCACCAGGGAAGATATCCGACGCTCCGGGGCTACCAGCATACCCGAAGTGCTCCGCATGGTGCCGGGCATTCAGGTGGCGCGTCTCGATGCGAACAAGTGGGCTGTCTCTGCACGGGGTTTCAATGATCGCTTCGCGGACAAGCTGCTGGTCCTGATGGATGGCCGGACCGTCTTTACCCCCCTCTTTTCCGGTGTGTACTGGGATGTCCAGGACACGATGCTCGAAGACATAGACCGCATCGAGGTGATTCGGGGGCCGGGAGCTGCCCTCTGGGGAGCCAATGCCTTCAATGGCGTCATCAACATCATTACCAAGCACGCCCAGGAAACCCAGGGAGGGCTTCTGAGCGCCGGTGCTGGAACGGAAGAAAGAGGGTTCGGCGGGGTGCGCTATGGCGGCCGTGTTGGTGACGATACCTATTACCGGTTGTACACGAAATATTTCAACAGGGATGGTGGCGTCGATGTCGCCGGCAACGAGGGGAATGACGACTGGAGTGTCCTGCGGGGAGGATTCCGTGTGGATTCGGACCTGACTGCACACGATTCGTTGACCGTCCAAGGTGACATGTACCATGGGAAAGAAGAAGAAACGTTCTCCGTACCTCTCGTGGTACCGCCCTATTCCCGAACCTTCAACTCGGATACCGATATCGCCGGGGGGAATGTCCTGTCCCGCTGGACGCGCAAGTTTTCCGATACTGCCGACATGGCGCTGCAGCTTTACTATGACCGGACTGAACGTGACATGGCAATCCTTGGTGAAACCCGGGACACCATTGATGTCGACTTCCAGAACCGGTTCAGGTGGGGCTCCCGGCAAGAAATCATGTGGGGATTAGGCTACCGTTTCAGCCATGAAAGCATCACCAACCGAATCCCGATCTCCTTTGTCCCCGACAAGCGTAGTGACAATCTTTACAGCCTTTTCGTACAGGACGACATAGCGCTCATTGAAGAGAAACTCCGGCTGGTTCTGGGATCACGGTTTGAGCATAACGACTTTACCGGTCTTGAGATCCAGCCCAATGCCCGTCTTATCTGGACGCCTGACTATCGCCAGACTGTCTGGGCTGCTGTTTCACGCGCCGTGAGGACACCTTCCAGCGCCGAGGAACATTTTCGAAATGATATTTCCGTTTATCCTCCTGGAACTGTCAACCAGACACTCCCCGTACTCTTTTCCGGCTTCGGTTCCAGGGACTTCAAGAGTGAAGACGTGATTGCCTACGAGCTCGGTTATCGCGTTGCCCCAGCTGAACACTTTTCAGTTGATATCGCTACATTTTACGACAATTTCTCGCGTCTTCGCACGCTTGAGTTCGGTACACCCTATCTTGAAGTCTCCCCGTCACCACATCTCGTTCTGCCTGGGATAACCGCAAATAAGATGCATGGTGAATCCTATGGAATTGAAGTGGCCGCAGACTGGTTGGCGCTTGAATGGTGGCGTTTGCAAGCCGCATACAGTTTCCTGGAGATGCAGATGCGCCTTGATCCTGACAGCAACTCACTGTTTTATCTTGGTTTTACCCAAGGGACGAGCCCGCGGCATCAGGGTTCACTTCGCTCTTCCATGGAGTTAGGCAGAAGCGTCGAACTGGATGTCTGGGTACGGTATGTGGATAAACTGCCAGAATTCGATATTAACCGCTATGTAACGCTTGATGCCCGTCTGGCATGGAAACCAACGAGAAACCTGGAGTTTTCACTCGTTGGCAGGAACCTTGCCGACAGTCACCATCCCGAATTCAATTCGGCGATCATTGCCACCGCCCCCACCGAGGTGGAGCGCAGCTATTACGGGAAAATCACCTGGCGCTATTAG
- a CDS encoding efflux RND transporter permease subunit — MISQFFIERPIFANVIALVTVIIGLIFLNRLPVAQYPQIVPPTIQVTARYPGASAEVVAATIGVPIEQAVNGVEGSIYMSSTSGSDGSYNLTITFDVGTDLNTSLALVQNLVNTSLAQLPGGAQQQGVTVKKVSPNILLVASLYADDERFEEIFLSNYAVINLQNPLARLPGVGQVRVFGAGPYSMRVWLDAKRLQSFDLTTSDILTAIQRQNVQVVAGQLGAPPVPASQSFQFTVTTLGRLSDVGQFEDIVVKTATGPAPQVVRLRDVARVDLSQQNFSNYARFTGHKSAQIVVFALPDANAIDVADSVYKALDGMSKKFPDGMKYAIRYDTTKFVREAISSVYDTLFIAAFLVLFVILLFLQNIRAMLVPATTVPVTIIGAFIAMAGLGFTINLMTLFALVLVIGIVVDDAIVIVESSSYYIEKGLAPKEATIKAMRELTGPVMGITLALVAVFLPAAFFPGITGQIFRQFALVIASTAVISAINALTLKPVQCALWLRPRGEKRPNWFYRGFNRAFQSFTNVYIGIVARMVKRPVLFVVIFAIIVTTSFLVFINRPLGFLPTEDQGYGVLVSRIPEGASQPRSEKVAVQINEILKKTSGVDFWVHIGGLSILDGANVSNMSTTFVVYKDWSERGSALNQDRIIASINRQLAEIQEAQAFVVIPPPIRGLGQTGGFQMMVEDRGSVGLERLKDAADELMRSGNSQPNLKGLASTFSLSSPQLYLDIDRTKAEALLVPLSNVFETLQAYLGSSFVNLFNKYNQVFQVYIQADSPYRIRPEDIGKLYVRNQRGEMVPLGALINVRQTQGPELITRYNLYPAAAIFGSAAPGFSSGQALTLMERMAAEKLPEGIDFDWTSTSFQEKKVGKQAYFIYALSVILVYMVLAALYESWTSPAAIILVVPIALVGVLLALIIRGYDNNLYTQVGLVLMIALASKNAILIVEFARDLHHGGMSIAEAAIEATRRRFRPIVMTSFAFILGVVPLVVAFGAGSAGQRAIGSVVFGGMISSTLLAIPFVPVFYVVLERMSEWVGNWRSKRTLRR, encoded by the coding sequence GTGATTTCCCAGTTCTTCATCGAACGTCCCATCTTCGCCAACGTCATCGCGCTGGTCACGGTCATCATCGGGCTGATCTTCCTGAATCGCCTGCCAGTGGCCCAGTACCCCCAGATCGTGCCCCCGACCATACAGGTGACCGCGCGCTACCCCGGCGCAAGCGCGGAGGTTGTCGCGGCGACCATCGGAGTACCTATCGAACAGGCGGTGAACGGCGTGGAAGGCTCCATCTACATGTCGTCCACCAGCGGGAGTGACGGCTCCTATAACCTGACCATCACCTTCGATGTCGGAACCGACCTCAATACCTCCCTGGCTCTTGTCCAGAACCTGGTAAACACCTCCCTGGCCCAACTTCCGGGCGGGGCGCAGCAGCAGGGAGTCACCGTAAAAAAAGTCTCGCCCAACATCCTGCTGGTGGCCAGCCTCTATGCGGACGATGAGAGATTCGAGGAGATCTTCCTCTCCAACTATGCCGTCATAAACCTGCAAAACCCGCTGGCCAGGCTCCCCGGCGTCGGCCAGGTGCGGGTATTCGGCGCTGGTCCCTACAGCATGAGGGTCTGGCTCGACGCCAAGAGACTCCAGAGCTTCGACCTCACCACAAGCGACATTCTGACCGCCATCCAGAGACAGAACGTCCAGGTGGTGGCGGGACAGCTCGGGGCCCCGCCGGTTCCGGCGAGCCAGAGTTTCCAGTTCACCGTTACCACCCTTGGCCGGCTCTCTGATGTGGGGCAGTTCGAAGATATCGTCGTCAAGACCGCAACCGGCCCGGCTCCGCAGGTGGTGCGGCTGCGAGACGTGGCACGGGTGGATCTGAGCCAGCAGAACTTCAGCAATTACGCCCGGTTCACCGGCCACAAATCAGCCCAGATCGTGGTTTTCGCCCTTCCGGACGCCAACGCCATCGATGTGGCCGACAGCGTTTACAAGGCCCTGGACGGGATGAGCAAGAAATTCCCCGACGGGATGAAATACGCCATCCGCTACGACACCACCAAGTTTGTCAGGGAGGCGATCTCCAGCGTCTACGACACACTCTTCATAGCCGCATTCCTGGTGCTCTTCGTCATCCTCCTGTTCCTGCAGAACATCAGGGCGATGCTGGTTCCGGCCACCACTGTGCCGGTCACCATCATTGGCGCCTTTATCGCCATGGCCGGACTCGGTTTCACGATCAACCTGATGACCCTGTTCGCGCTGGTGCTGGTCATCGGGATCGTGGTGGACGACGCCATCGTTATCGTGGAGAGCAGTTCATACTATATCGAAAAGGGGCTTGCCCCGAAGGAGGCCACCATCAAGGCGATGCGGGAACTGACCGGGCCGGTGATGGGGATTACCCTTGCCCTGGTCGCGGTCTTCCTTCCGGCGGCCTTCTTCCCGGGAATCACCGGGCAGATATTCCGCCAGTTCGCCCTGGTAATCGCCTCAACGGCCGTGATCAGCGCCATCAACGCACTTACCCTGAAGCCGGTCCAGTGCGCCTTGTGGCTGAGGCCGCGCGGGGAAAAGCGGCCTAACTGGTTCTACCGGGGATTCAACCGGGCGTTCCAGTCCTTCACCAATGTCTACATTGGGATCGTCGCCCGGATGGTGAAACGGCCGGTCCTGTTCGTTGTCATTTTCGCCATCATCGTCACAACCTCTTTCCTGGTATTCATAAATCGCCCCCTCGGCTTTCTCCCCACCGAGGACCAGGGTTACGGCGTCCTGGTGTCCCGCATCCCCGAAGGGGCCTCACAGCCCAGGTCGGAGAAGGTGGCGGTGCAGATCAACGAGATTCTCAAAAAGACCTCCGGTGTCGACTTCTGGGTCCACATCGGCGGGTTGTCGATCCTGGATGGTGCCAACGTCTCAAACATGTCCACCACCTTCGTCGTTTACAAAGACTGGAGCGAGCGGGGCTCCGCCCTGAACCAGGACAGGATCATAGCGAGCATCAATCGCCAGCTTGCCGAGATCCAGGAGGCACAGGCGTTTGTGGTCATCCCTCCGCCGATCCGGGGCCTCGGTCAGACTGGCGGTTTCCAGATGATGGTGGAGGATCGGGGGAGCGTCGGTCTTGAACGGCTCAAGGATGCCGCTGACGAGCTGATGCGGAGCGGCAACTCACAGCCTAACCTGAAGGGCCTCGCCTCCACCTTCAGCCTAAGCAGCCCCCAATTGTACCTGGATATCGACAGGACCAAGGCGGAGGCCCTCCTGGTGCCCCTGTCGAATGTCTTCGAGACCCTCCAGGCATACCTCGGTTCCTCGTTCGTGAACCTCTTCAACAAATACAACCAGGTCTTCCAGGTCTATATTCAGGCCGACAGCCCTTACCGCATCAGGCCCGAGGACATAGGAAAACTCTATGTGCGCAACCAACGGGGGGAGATGGTTCCCCTCGGCGCCCTGATTAATGTCAGGCAGACCCAGGGCCCCGAACTGATAACCCGGTACAACCTCTACCCGGCCGCCGCCATTTTCGGCTCTGCCGCCCCCGGCTTCAGCTCCGGTCAGGCCCTGACTCTGATGGAGAGGATGGCCGCCGAAAAGCTCCCTGAGGGGATTGACTTCGATTGGACCTCCACCAGCTTCCAGGAAAAGAAGGTGGGCAAACAAGCCTACTTCATCTACGCCCTCTCCGTCATCCTGGTCTACATGGTCCTGGCGGCCCTGTACGAAAGCTGGACTTCGCCCGCAGCGATCATTCTCGTGGTCCCGATAGCGCTGGTCGGAGTCCTTCTGGCCCTCATCATCCGGGGCTACGACAACAACCTCTATACCCAGGTGGGGCTGGTGCTGATGATTGCACTGGCGAGCAAAAACGCCATCCTTATCGTGGAATTCGCCCGCGACCTCCACCACGGAGGGATGTCCATAGCCGAGGCCGCCATCGAGGCAACCCGCCGCCGGTTCCGTCCGATCGTCATGACCTCGTTCGCGTTCATCCTGGGAGTCGTTCCGCTTGTGGTCGCGTTCGGAGCGGGTTCGGCGGGCCAACGTGCCATCGGCTCTGTCGTCTTCGGGGGCATGATCTCCTCCACCCTTCTCGCCATCCCGTTCGTTCCGGTGTTCTATGTGGTCCTGGAACG
- a CDS encoding efflux RND transporter periplasmic adaptor subunit — translation MTVSHPLKREVTDYLELTGNTQAVNSVQLVARVPGYLEKVFFRDGQMVTNGQPLFQLQRNTYEAALRQAEGQVMALKSQLEYAEGQLIRYSNLLPHKAATQTDVDNWRYQRDSARANLKAAEANRDLARLNLGYTLVSAPFSGRIDRRQQDPGNLVGSETNNTVLAQLIQIDPIYVYFTVSDLDLARLLKTNRLPGVAKTEKRPVFIALAQEEGYSHKGYVDFAATSLTPTTGTLLLRGVFRNPSGRILPGLYAKVRLPLERRVALLTPDTAIRSDQQGSYVLTVNGKNTVERRAVKTGHQEDSLRVIEQGLDGSEWVIVKGQLKAPSGSRVTPVREDAEPASAPSRTTAGPKVKP, via the coding sequence GTGACCGTTTCTCACCCCCTGAAACGTGAAGTTACCGATTACCTGGAACTGACCGGCAACACCCAGGCCGTCAACTCTGTGCAGTTGGTCGCTCGTGTTCCCGGGTATCTTGAGAAGGTCTTTTTCCGGGACGGGCAGATGGTCACCAATGGGCAACCGCTCTTTCAGCTACAGCGGAACACCTATGAGGCCGCCCTCCGCCAGGCCGAAGGCCAGGTCATGGCGCTGAAATCGCAGCTTGAGTACGCCGAAGGTCAACTGATCCGCTACTCCAACCTGTTGCCCCATAAGGCCGCTACCCAGACTGACGTGGACAACTGGAGATACCAGCGGGACTCCGCCAGGGCTAACCTGAAAGCCGCGGAGGCGAATCGGGACCTCGCAAGGCTCAATCTTGGCTACACCCTGGTCTCGGCCCCCTTTAGCGGACGGATAGATCGGAGACAGCAGGATCCGGGAAATCTGGTGGGCTCTGAAACGAACAACACCGTTCTTGCCCAACTCATCCAGATCGACCCCATTTACGTGTATTTCACGGTCAGCGACCTGGACCTGGCCCGGTTGCTCAAGACAAACCGTCTTCCCGGCGTTGCCAAAACAGAAAAACGCCCGGTTTTTATCGCCCTTGCACAGGAAGAGGGTTATTCGCACAAGGGTTATGTCGATTTTGCCGCCACAAGCCTCACCCCTACCACCGGAACGCTGCTGTTACGGGGCGTCTTCCGGAATCCGTCAGGAAGGATACTCCCCGGATTGTACGCGAAGGTCCGTCTCCCGCTGGAGAGAAGGGTCGCTCTCCTGACTCCCGACACGGCAATAAGAAGCGACCAGCAGGGGTCGTACGTGCTGACCGTGAACGGCAAAAATACGGTGGAGCGGCGCGCCGTCAAGACAGGCCACCAGGAGGATTCCCTGCGCGTGATCGAACAAGGCCTTGACGGAAGCGAATGGGTCATCGTCAAAGGACAGCTGAAAGCCCCCTCTGGAAGCCGTGTAACCCCCGTACGGGAGGATGCGGAGCCTGCGTCTGCCCCTTCCCGCACCACCGCGGGACCGAAGGTCAAGCCGTGA
- a CDS encoding YfiR family protein, giving the protein MIKRAVTILIILAWCILSLPTVQAEERLPSEYQVKLAFLLNFARFVEWPKDAFADATSPIVLGILGDDPFGTSLASIRGKTIHGRKVLINKFKDVDDIRDCHILFVSSSEKNHLSRIIPFLRQAKILSVGDMRKFAQKGGVINFVVENDKVGFEINVDAGKRAGLQISSKLLSLARIVRDSQ; this is encoded by the coding sequence GTGATCAAGAGAGCTGTCACAATACTCATCATACTGGCGTGGTGCATACTGAGTCTGCCCACCGTTCAGGCAGAGGAGCGCCTTCCCAGCGAGTACCAGGTCAAGCTGGCGTTTCTCCTCAATTTCGCCCGGTTCGTCGAGTGGCCCAAGGACGCGTTTGCCGATGCCACTTCACCGATCGTCCTGGGGATTCTCGGCGACGATCCTTTTGGCACCTCCCTCGCTTCGATCAGGGGCAAGACCATTCATGGAAGGAAGGTCCTCATCAACAAATTCAAGGATGTCGACGACATACGAGACTGTCATATCCTCTTCGTCAGCAGTTCGGAAAAAAACCATCTGTCGCGTATCATCCCCTTCCTCAGGCAAGCGAAGATCCTTTCGGTCGGCGACATGAGGAAGTTTGCCCAGAAAGGCGGGGTGATAAATTTCGTCGTTGAAAACGATAAAGTCGGCTTTGAAATCAATGTGGATGCCGGGAAACGCGCAGGCCTGCAGATAAGCTCCAAACTCCTGAGCCTGGCGCGAATCGTTCGCGATTCGCAATAG
- a CDS encoding efflux transporter outer membrane subunit, which translates to MLAAVFILSGCIKVGPDFHRPDVAVPSDWTEAGENQGETGPADYRSWWRVFNDPILDRLIDLAYRENLTLRIAGARVLEARALLGIVVGEYFPQTQQGFGSVHYNRTSRGSVQTGTQQSSASQSSASLGGGSGLSFWQSQIGLTASWELDFWGKYRRAIESADASWLASVADYDNALVALTADVANSYITIRTLETRLDIARRNTQTQRENLNIAEARFKYGTATQLDLDQAETSLNTTLATTPSLEAQLRQTKHGLSVLLGMAPGDLSGYLNGPATIPVSPPQVVFGIPADLLRRRPDIRAAEHRAAAQSAQIGVAKADLYPAFSLSGTFGFLSTDIGGASLSDMFNWSSRFIQAGPSFQWNILNYGRISNNVRLQDARLQELLITYQNMVLTAQQEVEDNLVAFLRARDRAEFLARSTAAAARSLNLAVLQYQQGIKDFTTVLIAQQSLLNEQDSLATTMGSIASSLVGVYRALGGGWEIREGKELVPPEIRKEMEQRTDWGKLLAPASYNPPAPPEHKPGVRGPDW; encoded by the coding sequence GTGCTGGCAGCCGTATTCATCCTCTCTGGTTGCATCAAGGTGGGGCCGGATTTTCACCGGCCAGATGTCGCGGTTCCATCTGACTGGACGGAGGCAGGAGAAAACCAGGGGGAAACCGGCCCCGCGGATTATCGCAGTTGGTGGCGGGTATTCAACGACCCGATCCTCGACCGCCTTATTGACCTCGCTTACCGTGAGAACCTCACCCTCAGGATCGCCGGAGCGCGAGTGCTCGAAGCCAGGGCGCTGCTCGGCATAGTGGTCGGAGAGTATTTCCCGCAGACCCAGCAGGGCTTTGGCTCGGTTCACTACAACAGGACAAGCCGGGGGTCTGTGCAGACCGGCACCCAACAATCTTCCGCCAGCCAAAGCAGTGCGTCGCTCGGAGGTGGCTCCGGGTTATCGTTCTGGCAATCGCAGATCGGGTTGACGGCCAGTTGGGAACTCGATTTCTGGGGCAAGTACAGGCGGGCCATCGAATCGGCCGATGCAAGCTGGCTTGCCTCTGTGGCCGACTACGACAATGCACTTGTGGCTCTTACGGCGGATGTCGCCAATTCCTACATAACCATCAGGACCCTGGAAACGCGGCTCGACATTGCCCGCCGGAACACGCAAACCCAGAGAGAGAACCTGAACATCGCCGAAGCCCGGTTCAAGTACGGCACAGCAACGCAGCTGGATCTGGATCAGGCAGAAACTTCGCTCAATACCACCCTTGCCACGACCCCCTCCCTGGAAGCGCAACTCCGGCAGACAAAACACGGCCTCAGCGTCCTGTTGGGAATGGCGCCGGGCGATCTGTCCGGCTATCTGAATGGTCCTGCCACTATCCCCGTCTCTCCCCCCCAGGTTGTGTTCGGCATCCCGGCCGACCTGCTACGCCGCCGGCCCGATATCCGCGCCGCGGAACACCGTGCAGCGGCCCAGAGCGCCCAGATCGGCGTGGCAAAGGCTGACCTCTATCCCGCTTTCTCCCTCTCCGGCACGTTTGGTTTCCTCTCAACCGATATCGGCGGTGCCAGCCTGAGCGACATGTTCAACTGGAGCAGCCGTTTCATACAGGCAGGCCCTTCGTTCCAGTGGAACATCCTCAATTACGGCCGGATTTCGAACAATGTCCGGCTCCAGGATGCGCGGCTCCAGGAACTGCTCATCACCTACCAGAACATGGTGCTCACCGCGCAGCAGGAGGTTGAGGACAACCTGGTGGCCTTCCTGCGGGCCCGCGACCGGGCCGAATTCCTGGCGCGGAGCACAGCCGCTGCGGCGAGATCTCTCAATCTCGCGGTCCTCCAGTATCAGCAGGGGATCAAGGACTTCACCACGGTACTTATCGCGCAGCAGTCCCTCTTGAATGAGCAGGACAGCCTGGCCACAACCATGGGCAGCATCGCGAGCAGTCTGGTTGGTGTGTACCGGGCACTGGGGGGCGGTTGGGAGATACGGGAAGGAAAAGAACTGGTTCCCCCTGAGATCAGAAAAGAAATGGAACAGCGAACCGATTGGGGAAAGCTCCTTGCCCCGGCGTCATACAATCCGCCCGCCCCCCCGGAGCACAAGCCAGGAGTCCGGGGGCCGGACTGGTGA